A single genomic interval of Patescibacteria group bacterium harbors:
- a CDS encoding type II secretion system protein — protein MKERNTQYAISNKRIGFTLIELLVVISIIGILATLMISRYGMAEKSARDAERKSDLNQYRIALENLASQTGGTYPVRLSADDASDPAGEPCTSLTSGDYMSACPQDPRQEVGSTTYQYFYLSNGTAGMDDATHYILYVRTETGSGSTTNFWYVCSDGRLGEKADSGTPGATDCGFL, from the coding sequence ATGAAAGAACGCAATACGCAATACGCAATAAGTAATAAGCGAATAGGGTTTACCCTTATCGAACTCTTGGTAGTGATTTCCATTATTGGTATTTTAGCCACTCTGATGATTTCTCGTTATGGGATGGCAGAAAAAAGTGCTCGTGATGCGGAAAGGAAGTCGGATTTGAATCAATACAGGATTGCTTTAGAAAATCTTGCTTCTCAAACAGGGGGAACTTATCCGGTTCGACTTTCTGCTGATGATGCCTCAGACCCCGCTGGAGAGCCTTGTACAAGTTTAACAAGTGGAGACTATATGTCAGCTTGTCCCCAAGATCCCCGTCAAGAAGTAGGATCAACTACTTATCAATATTTTTATTTAAGTAATGGGACTGCCGGAATGGATGATGCTACCCATTATATTCTCTATGTAAGAACAGAAACTGGTTCAGGGAGCACAACGAATTTCTGGTATGTTTGCTCTGATGGAAGACTGGGTGAAAAGGCAGATAGCGGTACGCCAGGGGCGACCGATTGTGGATTTTTATGA
- a CDS encoding type II secretion system protein translates to MKKTKENPIRQREFGFTHISKACERGFTLIELLVVISIIGILATLLIANIGGIRERARDARRKSDLNQIQKALEMYKNSQKPPEYPTGTGYISFLEGALETDYMQDVPHDPKCSYNETLGDWECTGDWPDYSYALDAADSLKYTLIVCLENASDQQKDGTKNTYCSGDPAPPASITRGEP, encoded by the coding sequence ATGAAAAAAACAAAAGAAAATCCAATCCGACAAAGGGAATTTGGTTTCACGCACATAAGCAAAGCTTGTGAGCGTGGGTTCACGCTCATTGAATTACTGGTGGTGATTTCGATTATTGGTATTCTGGCAACTCTGTTGATTGCTAATATTGGTGGGATTCGAGAAAGAGCCCGGGACGCAAGGAGAAAGAGCGATCTCAATCAGATTCAGAAAGCGCTGGAAATGTATAAAAATAGCCAAAAGCCGCCTGAATATCCCACTGGAACCGGATATATATCTTTTCTGGAAGGAGCGCTTGAAACTGATTATATGCAGGATGTGCCCCACGACCCGAAATGTAGCTATAACGAAACCCTAGGGGATTGGGAATGTACTGGTGATTGGCCAGATTATTCCTATGCTCTTGATGCGGCTGATAGTCTGAAGTATACCTTAATCGTTTGTCTTGAAAACGCCTCTGATCAACAAAAAGATGGTACCAAGAATACCTATTGTTCAGGAGATCCTGCGCCACCGGCAAGTATTACTAGGGGGGAACCATGA
- a CDS encoding type II secretion system protein has protein sequence MNKRQKTKNKKLGFTLVELLVVMAILGILAVVTLGNFRTSQIKARDAQRKSDLRQISNALEAYYNDYAGYPDSDSSGMIKACSCGDGDLACTWNDPGQREFCDENNTVYMSMVPGDPLSDPSHSYCYYSEGNLYRLYAILENENDPEATLDVSCGVISNYNFGISSANTSPEPTPIP, from the coding sequence ATGAACAAAAGACAAAAGACAAAAAACAAAAAACTTGGTTTTACTCTTGTTGAACTCTTAGTGGTGATGGCGATTCTGGGAATTTTAGCAGTGGTCACTCTCGGTAATTTCCGGACTTCGCAAATTAAGGCTCGAGACGCCCAGAGAAAATCTGATTTGCGCCAGATTAGTAATGCTCTTGAAGCTTATTATAATGATTATGCTGGTTATCCTGATAGTGATTCTAGTGGAATGATAAAGGCATGTAGTTGTGGAGATGGGGACTTAGCTTGTACTTGGAACGACCCAGGTCAACGCGAGTTTTGTGATGAGAATAACACGGTTTACATGAGTATGGTGCCTGGTGATCCTTTAAGTGATCCTTCCCACTCTTATTGTTATTATTCGGAAGGAAATTTATATCGTCTTTATGCTATATTAGAAAATGAGAATGATCCTGAGGCGACGCTAGATGTTTCTTGCGGAGTGATTAGTAATTATAACTTTGGTATTTCTAGCGCTAACACATCGCCGGAGCCAACGCCGATACCATAA